The following are encoded together in the Proteiniphilum saccharofermentans genome:
- a CDS encoding ATP-binding protein, translated as MSKFPTVLYRRDIYIERIKPFMQTPIVKVMIGHRRVGKSYILYQLIEEIRKKEQDANIIYINKEDIAYVDIVSAKDLHDYIAPRLTDKKKNYIFIDEIQEIEDFKVAVRSLALDDNNDIYITGSNSQMFSSDLANELGGRYVEFKIYSLSYTEFLNFHELLNDDESLEKYIHFGGLPYLIHLPMREEVVMEYIRSVYSTIVLRDVVARNNIRNTAFLEQLIRFLADNIGSLFSSKSISDFLKSQNIRMSPTLVSEYADSLASAFVVHRLGRYDIVGKRLFERGEKYFFENMGIRNVVAGYKPQDRAKRLENIVCNHLLYCGYEVTVGTLSTEEIDFVCTRAGETLYVQVAVELSKPETIAREFGNLLKIKDNYPKIVVSGERSFENTYEGIEHIYIRDFLTSSVTPKIV; from the coding sequence ATGTCTAAATTTCCAACCGTACTCTACCGCAGAGATATTTATATTGAACGCATAAAGCCATTTATGCAGACGCCCATCGTAAAAGTAATGATTGGGCATCGAAGGGTAGGCAAGAGTTATATTCTTTATCAACTTATTGAGGAGATAAGGAAAAAAGAGCAAGATGCTAACATCATTTATATCAACAAGGAAGATATTGCCTATGTGGATATTGTGTCGGCAAAAGATCTGCACGATTATATCGCACCGCGATTGACTGATAAAAAGAAAAACTACATTTTTATTGATGAAATTCAAGAAATAGAGGACTTCAAAGTAGCCGTCAGATCCTTGGCACTTGATGATAACAATGATATCTACATAACAGGAAGCAACTCACAGATGTTCTCAAGCGATTTAGCTAATGAGCTTGGTGGCAGATATGTAGAGTTTAAAATATACAGTCTTTCCTATACAGAGTTTTTGAACTTTCACGAACTTCTTAATGACGATGAGTCGCTTGAAAAATACATTCATTTTGGAGGATTGCCTTACTTAATCCACTTGCCAATGCGTGAAGAGGTGGTAATGGAATACATTCGCTCGGTTTATTCAACCATTGTTCTTCGTGATGTTGTTGCTCGCAATAATATCCGCAATACAGCCTTTTTAGAACAATTAATCCGTTTCTTGGCAGATAATATCGGAAGTCTCTTTTCTTCAAAAAGCATTAGTGATTTTTTGAAAAGTCAAAATATACGAATGTCGCCAACGTTGGTGTCCGAATATGCAGACTCTCTGGCTTCGGCATTTGTGGTTCATCGCTTAGGACGTTATGATATTGTTGGGAAACGTTTATTTGAACGTGGCGAAAAGTACTTTTTCGAAAATATGGGAATCCGCAATGTGGTGGCGGGCTACAAACCGCAAGATAGAGCAAAACGATTGGAAAATATCGTATGCAATCATCTTTTATATTGTGGCTATGAGGTGACTGTGGGTACACTTTCAACCGAGGAAATAGATTTTGTCTGCACACGAGCCGGTGAAACTCTATATGTACAAGTGGCAGTTGAATTGTCTAAACCCGAAACTATCGCCAGAGAATTTGGCAATTTGTTGAAGATAAAAGACAATTATCCCAAAATAGTAGTATCCGGCGAACGTTCATTCGAAAATACTTACGAAGGAATAGAACACATTTACATTCGAGATTTTTTGACTTCTTCTGTTACTCCTAAAATTGTGTAA